The sequence GATTGTGACGATAAAAAAAGGGTTGGTCCCTTCCCTTGGCCTTGTTCTGTTAGCCTTTGCCCTTATTATGATGCAACCTGACCTTGGCACAGGTGCCGTCATGGTTGGAACGTGTACAGTGATGATTTTCACTGCAGGTGCGCGGATCAAACATTTTGTCGCGCTTGGCTTAATCGGTGTGTTCGGATTTGTTGCGCTCATTGCCAGCGCTCCTTACCGAATCCAGCGAATCACTTCTTTTATGGACCCGTGGAGTGACCCACTCGGCAGCGGCTTTCAAATTATCCAATCGTTGCTGGCTATTGGTCCTGGGGGCTTGCTCGGTATGGGCCTTGGCGAAAGCAGGCAAAAGTATTTTTACTTGCCTGAGCCACAAACAGACTTTATCTTTGCGATACTGGCCGAGGAAATGGGGTTTTTAGGCGGAGTGACAGTGCTGTTGTTATTTGCGATCCTTTATTGGCGTGGCATCCGTATTGCACTAGGGGCTCCAGACTTGTTCGGAAGCTTTTTAGCCATCGGCATCATTACGATGATTGCCATTCAAGTAATGATTAATATTGGTGTCGTGACAGGGCTCATGCCAGTCACTGGCATCACACTTCCACTTTTAAGCTATG is a genomic window of Shouchella clausii containing:
- the spoVE gene encoding stage V sporulation protein E — encoded protein: MGKQKSAPDLTLLAVTIALLVIGLIMVYSASAAWASYRFSDSFFFAKRQLFFGGTGVLLMFVMMRLDYWVWRTYSKIILIVCFALLVIVLIPGVGLVRGGAQSWLGVGAFSIQPSEFMKMAMIIFLAKFLADHQKWIVTIKKGLVPSLGLVLLAFALIMMQPDLGTGAVMVGTCTVMIFTAGARIKHFVALGLIGVFGFVALIASAPYRIQRITSFMDPWSDPLGSGFQIIQSLLAIGPGGLLGMGLGESRQKYFYLPEPQTDFIFAILAEEMGFLGGVTVLLLFAILYWRGIRIALGAPDLFGSFLAIGIITMIAIQVMINIGVVTGLMPVTGITLPLLSYGGSSLTLMLVSIGVLLNISRHAR